The genome window CAGCGAGGGTGGCCAGTGGAACCCGCACGAGGTCTACGCCGAGGGCAGCCTGAACGGCGGAGGCCCTCTGCTCAAGATCCGCACCAGCAACGGCAGCATCCAGATCCACCGCGGAAAAAAGTAATGTTCGGAATCCAGCGAGGCTTACATATGAACCTGCACACTCGGAAGCACTTGCAGTACGTTCTGGCGACGGCCCTGTGCCTGCTGGCCGCCGGCCTGTGGCTGGCCGCGCCCGCTCTGGCGGGCGGCCCGGAGACCGCGCAGACCCCGGCGGTGGCGCCGGCGGCTCCCGCGGCCCCGGCGGCGGCTCCCGCTCCCCCGGCGCCGGCGTGGCCGGGTGAGGGAGAATCCCACACCTCCTACCTGGGCATCGACGTCCGCGACGTCACCCCCGACAGCGCCAAACAGCTCAAGCTGCGGGAGGAGCGCGGGGCGGAGATCACCATGGTCGACCAGGATGCTCCCGCCGGCAAAGCCGGCTTCCGGGAGCACGACGTCATCCTGGACTTCGACGGCCAGAAGGTGGAGAGCGTGGAGCAGCTCCGGCGCATGATCCATGAGGTCCCGCCGGGCCGCAGCGTCACCATCGGCTACAGCCGCGACGGCCAGGTGCGCAGCGTGCAGGTCCAGCTCGCCGACCGCACCACGATGGAGGCCCAGTCCTACACCTTCGCCATGCCCAAGGTGGCGGTGCCCAACGTGGAAGTGCGCGTGCCCCGCATCGAGATGCCGGCCATCCAGATCGTCACCCTGGCGGGCTCGCGGGCGGGCCTGCTGGTCTCGAACGTCACTCCGCAACTGGGCGAGTACTTCGGCTGCAAGAACGGGGAGTGCGTGCTGGTGCAGTCGGTGGAAAAGGGCAGCGTCGCCGAAGCTGCGGGCTTCAAGGCCGGCGACGTCATCCTCAAGGTGGACAACCAGCGCGTCGCCGACATGAGCGACTGGCGCAGCGTCCTGCGCGAACACCGCGGCGGCGGCAAGGTGGCGGTCACCATCCTGCGTGAGCGCCGGGAGCAGACGTTGAGTCTGACCCTGCCGGCCGGCCGCGAGTCCGGCGACGCCTTCCGCTTCCAGTGGCCGGGCATGAACCTGGACATGCAAGCGATGGAGCGCTCCCTGGCGGAAGCCCAACGTTCCATGGAATGCGCCCAGGGCCAGGCCCAGGAGCAGGCGGCCGTGGACCAGGTCGAGCTGCGCCGCGCCCTGGAGCGTGCCCAGCAGGAGAATGCCAAGGCCATGAAGGGGCGCAGCAAGGAGATCGAGCGCCAGATGAAGGAGATGCAGAAGCAGATGGAGAAGCAGATGGAGAAGCTGCGCGAGATGAACCTGGTGCTCGAAGAAGACTGACGGACTCTCCTTTTCCTCCTGACGCGGCCCCGCCCCCGGCGGGGCCGCGCTTTGTTTTTGCTCAGAGAGGGGCTACTCCGCCCAGCGGCGGAACAGGAGGCAGCCGTTGGTTCCTCCAAAGCCGAAGGAGTTGCTGAGAGCGATCTCCACCTTGGCCTCGCGCGCGTGGCTGGGGACGTAATCCAAGGTGCACTCCGGGTCGGGATGCTCCAGGTTGATGGTGGGAGGCAGCTTCTGGTCGCGCAGGGCCAGCACGGTGATGCCGGCCTCCAGGCCCCCGGCTCCGCCCAGCAGGTGCCCGGTCATGCTCTTGGTGGAGCTGACCGCGAGCTTGTGAGCGTGCTCCCCGAAGGCGCGCTCGATGGCCATGCTCTCCTGCTTGTCCCCCAGCGGGGTGGAGGTGCCGTGGGCGTTGATGTAATCCACCTGTTCCGGTTTCACCTTGGCATCGCGGAGAGTGTTCGTCATCACGCGATAGGCGCCCTCCCCGCCCTCGGCGGGCTGGGTGATGTGGTAAGCGTCGCCGCTCATGCCGTAGCCGATGATCTCGGCTAGGATGGTGGCTCCGCGCTGGCGGGCCTTCTCCAGGTCCTCCAGGATGAGGATGCCGGCGCCCTCACCCACCACGAAGCCGTCGCGCTCGGCGTCCCAGGGGCGGCTGGCCTTCGCGGGGGCGTCGTTGCGGGTGGAGAGAGCCCGCATGGCGGCGAAGCCGCCGATGCCCATGGCGGTGATGGCCGCCTCCGTGCCCCCGGCGATCATGGCGTCGGCGTCGCAGCGCTGGATGATCTTGAAGGCGTCGCCGATGGAGTGGCAACTGGAGGTGCAGGCGGTGCAGGTGGCCTCGTTGGGCCCCTTGGCCCCGTAGCGGATGCTGACGTGCCCCGCCGCCAGGTTGACGATGGTGGCGGGAATGAAGAAGGGACTGATCTTGCGCGGGCCCCCGTGGAGCAGCGCCAGGTGCTCGCGCTCGATGATGTCGAACCCGCCGATCCCGCTGCCGATGTGCACCCCCACCCGGTGCTCGTTCTCGGGGGTGACCTTCAGCCCCGCCATCTCCATGGCCTCGTGGGCGGCGGCCAGGGCCAGATGGATGAAGCGGCCCATGCGCCGGGCTTCCTTCTTATCGACGTACTGCAGGGGATCGAAGTTCTTGACTTCGGCCGCGATCTGGCAGGCGAACTGGGAGGGATCAAAGAGGGAGATGCGGGCCACACCGCTCTGCCCGGCCAGCAGGTTCCGCCACACCTCTTCGCTGGTGTGGCCCACGCCGCAGATCAGGCCGACTCCGGTGACGACGACCCGCTGGCCCAATCACTTCCCGCCTTTCGCGTGCTTTTCGATGTACTCGACCGCGTCTTTCACCGTGCGGATCTTCTCCGCGTCCTCGTCCGGGATCTCGATGTCAAAGGCCTCCTCGAAGGCCATCACCAGCTCCACCGTGTCCAGCGAGTCGGCGCCCAGGTCGTCCACGAACGAGGCGCTGGGGGTGACCTCGCCCTCGTCCACCTGCAACTGCTCGACGATGATCTGCTTCACCTTTTCTTCCGTGGCGGTAGCCATCTAGGGAATTCCTCCTTGTGGCGGTAAACGACCCAGTGTACTTGGGGGTGCGAAGCCGTGTAAAGACGGGGCGGCGCTCGTGTTTACGCTCTCGGGCGCCTATCCTACCCGCCCGTCGCGGGACGGTCAATCGGCCTGGGGCGCGGGCGGCCTGGCGGTCCGCCCGCGAGCCCTTGGGCGTTCTCCTACTTCTTCTTCGCCGGCTTGGCCGGGGTCGCCGGCGCCGGCGGAGCCTCCATCTTGGTGTCCGGAGGCAGGGGCTTGCGCGGCAGCATCTGCTCGCGCATGGCCGCGTCATAGACGAACGAGGCCAGGACGGCCGAGGCCTGCATCAGGTCCTCGCGCTGCGCCCGCTCGTAGACGTCCATGTTGGAGTGGTGGGTGCGGCTGAAGTAGTCCATCGGGTCCTGGATGAACTGGAAGCCGGGGATGCCCACCGCGTCGAAGGAGAGGTGGTCGGTGCCGCCGGTGTTGCGGTTGGTGACCGTGGTGGCGCCCAGATCATGGAAGGGCTTGAGCCATTCCTCGAAGATAGGCACCACCGCCGCGTTCTCCTGGGTGTAGATGCCGCGCAGCTTGCCGGTGCCGTTGTCGATGTTGAAGTAGGCGGCGATCTGCGCCTGCTCCGGCTTGATGGTGAGCGAGCCTTGCTCGCGCCACAGGAAGGAGGGCAGCTCGCGCTCCTTGGGGTCGGAAGGCGCGGGGCGGGAGCCGAAGTGGTTGGCGACGTAGCCGCGCGAGCCCAGCAGGCCCTGCTCTTCGCCCGTCCACAGCGCCACCCGGATGGTGCGCCGCGGCTTCACCCCCAGCGCCTTGAGGATGCGCACCGCCTCCATGACCACAGCCGATCCCGCGCCGTTGTCGGTGGCGCCGGTGCCGCCATGCCAGGAGTCCAGGTGCGCGCCCAGCATCACGATCTCGTCCTTCTTGTCGGTGCCGGGGATCTCGGCCAAGGTGTCGTAGCCGGCCTGGTCCTCGTCGAACTTGGCCTGGACGTTGACCTCCAGCTCCACCGGGACGTCGCGCTCCAGCAGGCGCGCGATGCGCCCGTAGTGCTCGACCGCCATCTCCAGCTTGGGCACGCCCACCGGCTCTCCGGTCTTGTAGGAGGCGCCGCTCTGCACGAAGATGAGGCCGCCGTCGCCGCGGCTGGGCTCGATGGCCGCCACCACCTTCTCCTCGGCCAGGAACTTGTTGAGTTCACCCTGGAAGCGCACGCGCGCGATGATCTCCTCGCGCGGGAAGGGCGGGCGCTCGCCCGGGATCTGGTACTGGTAGATCTTGTCCAGGTCCTGGTCGTCGTAGCGCTTGAAGTCGGGCTCGGTGGGCAGCTTGAGCGCCGGCATCTCGCCCAGCAGCACGATCTTGCCCGCCAGCTTGCCGCGATACTTCTCGAAGTCGGCCACCCGCTGCAACTTGACCGCGACCACGGGAGCCCGCACCGCGCCGTTGGTGCCCGGGGTCCAGGCTTCGGGGATGGCATAGAGCTGGGCGGTGTCGGGCGCCACCATCATCACCGAGCAGAACTGCTCCGACCAGCCGCGGCCGAAGTCGCCCCACTTCTCCACGTGGGCGTTCTCCAGGCCCCAGGAGGCGAACTGGTCGCGCGTCCACTCGTTGGCCTTCTGGACGTTGGGCGAGCCGGTGAGGCGCTGCCCGATCTCGTCGGTCAGGTGCTCCAGGGTCTTCATCACCTGGGAGTGGTGGAATTCCTCGTCCCGGATGCGGGTGACCATCTGCAGGTCCACCGTCTCCGGGGCGGCGGCCGCCGCCGGCGCCGCTGCTTCCGCCTTCTTCTTCTGCGCCCCCAGCG of Terriglobales bacterium contains these proteins:
- a CDS encoding PDZ domain-containing protein, with the protein product MNLHTRKHLQYVLATALCLLAAGLWLAAPALAGGPETAQTPAVAPAAPAAPAAAPAPPAPAWPGEGESHTSYLGIDVRDVTPDSAKQLKLREERGAEITMVDQDAPAGKAGFREHDVILDFDGQKVESVEQLRRMIHEVPPGRSVTIGYSRDGQVRSVQVQLADRTTMEAQSYTFAMPKVAVPNVEVRVPRIEMPAIQIVTLAGSRAGLLVSNVTPQLGEYFGCKNGECVLVQSVEKGSVAEAAGFKAGDVILKVDNQRVADMSDWRSVLREHRGGGKVAVTILRERREQTLSLTLPAGRESGDAFRFQWPGMNLDMQAMERSLAEAQRSMECAQGQAQEQAAVDQVELRRALERAQQENAKAMKGRSKEIERQMKEMQKQMEKQMEKLREMNLVLEED
- the fabF gene encoding beta-ketoacyl-ACP synthase II, which produces MGQRVVVTGVGLICGVGHTSEEVWRNLLAGQSGVARISLFDPSQFACQIAAEVKNFDPLQYVDKKEARRMGRFIHLALAAAHEAMEMAGLKVTPENEHRVGVHIGSGIGGFDIIEREHLALLHGGPRKISPFFIPATIVNLAAGHVSIRYGAKGPNEATCTACTSSCHSIGDAFKIIQRCDADAMIAGGTEAAITAMGIGGFAAMRALSTRNDAPAKASRPWDAERDGFVVGEGAGILILEDLEKARQRGATILAEIIGYGMSGDAYHITQPAEGGEGAYRVMTNTLRDAKVKPEQVDYINAHGTSTPLGDKQESMAIERAFGEHAHKLAVSSTKSMTGHLLGGAGGLEAGITVLALRDQKLPPTINLEHPDPECTLDYVPSHAREAKVEIALSNSFGFGGTNGCLLFRRWAE
- a CDS encoding acyl carrier protein, which translates into the protein MATATEEKVKQIIVEQLQVDEGEVTPSASFVDDLGADSLDTVELVMAFEEAFDIEIPDEDAEKIRTVKDAVEYIEKHAKGGK
- a CDS encoding M20/M25/M40 family metallo-hydrolase — translated: MRSVRRTHFAVYGSVILLAVLALPLGAQKKKAEAAAPAAAAAPETVDLQMVTRIRDEEFHHSQVMKTLEHLTDEIGQRLTGSPNVQKANEWTRDQFASWGLENAHVEKWGDFGRGWSEQFCSVMMVAPDTAQLYAIPEAWTPGTNGAVRAPVVAVKLQRVADFEKYRGKLAGKIVLLGEMPALKLPTEPDFKRYDDQDLDKIYQYQIPGERPPFPREEIIARVRFQGELNKFLAEEKVVAAIEPSRGDGGLIFVQSGASYKTGEPVGVPKLEMAVEHYGRIARLLERDVPVELEVNVQAKFDEDQAGYDTLAEIPGTDKKDEIVMLGAHLDSWHGGTGATDNGAGSAVVMEAVRILKALGVKPRRTIRVALWTGEEQGLLGSRGYVANHFGSRPAPSDPKERELPSFLWREQGSLTIKPEQAQIAAYFNIDNGTGKLRGIYTQENAAVVPIFEEWLKPFHDLGATTVTNRNTGGTDHLSFDAVGIPGFQFIQDPMDYFSRTHHSNMDVYERAQREDLMQASAVLASFVYDAAMREQMLPRKPLPPDTKMEAPPAPATPAKPAKKK